TCTGCGCTGTGACTATGGTAAGAATGTAAGAGTCAGGGAGGAGAGTCATGTCTGAATGCACACTGAACAGTATGAAAATTGATTTTGAGCCGGGTGAAACCATTCTGACTGCTGCAAGAAGAGAAGGAATCCGCATACCCACTCTCTGTTTCCTTGAAGGAAAGGAGCCCATGTCGGCCTGCCGGGTATGTGTTGTGGAAGTTGAAGGTGCTCCAAGACTTGCAGCGGCCTGTTCAACCCCCATAAGAGATGGAATGGTCATTATGACAAATAGTCCCAGAGTCAGGGAAGCCAGAAAGGAAGTTGTCTCTCTGACTCTCAGTGAACATGAAGGTAACTGCAGTTGGTGTGACCGCTCTGATGACTGTGAGCTTAAGGCTCTGGCCTATGAACTCGGGATCAGAGAGGCACCGGAGGCAGGAGAAAAACCTGTAGAATACTATGATGAGTCCACGTTCTCCCTTGTGAGGAACTCTGCCAAATGCATCAAATGCAGACGCTGTGTAACAGCCTGTAACAGCATTCAGGGTGTAGGTGCCCTCTATCCCCAGGGTCGTGGGTTCAGTACAGAAATAGCACCTGCATTTGCCGGACTGCTCTCCACTGTAGCCTGTGTTCAATGCGGCCAGTGTGCTGCGGTCTGTCCCGTGGGTGCTATTACTGAAAAAACTCATATCCCCCAGGTGGTGGCAGCCCTGGAAGATCCGAAAAGACATGTAATCGTTCAGACAGCTCCTGCCATCAGAGCCGCACTGGGAGAGTGTTTTGATATGCCTCCGGGAAGCCTGGTAACTGGAAAGATGGTTACCGCACTGAAAAGGATGGGGTTTGACGCAGTATTCGATACTAACTTTGCTGCCGACCTGACCATACTGGAAGAGGGAACCGAACTGCTTCAAAGATTGAAAACTGTAGTAAAAGATGGCGGAGAAGCCGCTTTACCTCAGTTTACCAGCTGTTCTCCGGGGTGGATTCAGTTCACCGAGTATTATTATCCCGAGTTTCTGCCCAACCTCTCAACATGCAAGTCTCCCCAGCAGATGTTCGGTGCCCTGGCTAAAACCTATTATGCTGCCAAAGCCGGTGTAGACCCTGAGGATATGACAGTGGTCTCTATCATGCCCTGTACTGCTAAGAAATTTGAAGCCGCAAGAGAAGAGATGAACGACAGCGGATATCAGGATGTGGATTATGTTCTGACCACCAGAGAGCTGGGACGGCTGATCCTTCAGTCGGGTCTGGATTTCGTTAATCTTCCTGACAGTGAGATGGATGCTCCCCTTGGAATATCTTCGGGTGCGGCAGATATATTCGCCAACACCGGAGGTGTTATGGAGGCGGCCCTCAGAACTGTACATGAGATTGTCACAGGCAGGCCTCTGCCAAGTGAAGATCTTCATATTAAGCCTCTCTCCACACTGGAAGGGATTAAAACGCTGTCACTGGTTCTGAAAGATACAGTTAAAGAGTGGAACTTTCTGGAAGATGTTGAAGTACGGTTGGCCGTAGCCCATGGACTGGCAAATGCATCAAGTTTACTCGAGGCCATAAAGGCCGGTGAAGAGACTTTTCATTTTGTTGAAATAATGACCTGTCCCGGTGGATGTATCGGAGGAGGTGGTCAGCCCCGTCTTACAAACGACAGTGTAAGGCAGGCCAGAATTGATGCAATCTTCAGGGAAGATGAAGGTAAGCCCATCAGAAAGTCTCATGAGAATCCGGCTGTAGCATCTCTCTACAGAGATTTTCTGGGAGAACCGCTGGGAGAAAAATCACACCATCTTCTGCACACCGGATATAAGCAGAAGAAAAAAGTGAATATGGGAGTCTGAAAAGTATCTAAAGAAGCCTTATAAGTGAAATACCCCCGGAATTGTTCCGGGGGTATTTTTAGGATTTAATAGTTTAAATAGATCAGCCTGCCATCATCTGCATCAGACCGCCGCCGTTTGTTATCCTGCTGAACCCCTGCTGCTCCATCATTCGGGCTGCATAGGCACTTCTGGCACCAGAGGCACAGTAGACAGTGATTTCTCTGTCAGTGGCACCCAGTTCTTCCATTCTTCCGGGAAGTTCATCCAGAGGAATATTGACTGCATCGGGATATGCACCCCCTGCAAACTCCCCAGGAGTTCTTACATCCACGACAATGGCTGCTCCGTCATCTGCTGCTGCAGTTTCAGTATCAATGTCCCGGGCACTATCCTCTGCTTCTACAGCATCAAGAGACTTCTCTTCAGGAGGAGTCATAGGAATCTGCAGGAACTTCAGTCCACCGGCCCATCCAAGATGCTCAATACCGGGATAACCACCGCTGATAAACAGGCTCTTGGTATAACCGGCCTGTAGAAGCTGACGAACAACTCTGTGGGCTGTCTTTCCATTATCATCCAGAACAAGAATCGCCGTATCTTCAGAAACCTGAGCCAGCTCTTCCAATACCTTTTCAGGTGCCAGATTAACTGCGCCCTGTATATGGCCTTTCTGGAACGTGAAATAATCTCTTATATCAATTAAGGCAAGCTTTTTGTTTTCAACAAAGGCTTCCACTTCTTCAGGAGTTATGGAGGGACTGTAGCCGCTGATTCTATTCTCTGCAGTAAATCCTGCCATATTGATAGGATCGTTGGCAGAACCGAAGGGTGGAGCATAGGCAAGATCCAGTTCTCCCAGATCTTCCACAGTCATACCCGCACTTACCGCTGTGGCCAGTACATCAAGTCTTTTATCCACACCATCTTCACCATAAACCTGGGCACCAAGCACCTTTCCACTCTCTGCTGCATAAATCAGCTGAATAGACACAAGTGATGCTCCGGGATAGTAGGAAGTATGATTCTCTTTTCTTATTACGATAGACTGAGCATCAATTCCATTGGCCTTTGCCAGTTTAAGACTGAGTCCTGTACTTCCGGCAACCGCGTCAAATACTCTTACGATGGAAGTTCCCTGAGCACCCTTATAGCTTTTCTTTTCACTTTTATCAGCGGCAAGAGCATTAATGGCTGCAATTCGGCCTTGTCTGTTCGCAGGTCCTGCTAGAGGTACACGGACTTTAGTTCCGGATACGGAGTTAAGAATCTCTGCCATATCACCGCCTGCATAGATATCAGAATCTGATGTCTGAAGATATTCATCCACCTCGAGTCCACCGGAGCTTCCGATTGAGAGTCCCGCATCCTGAGCCAGCTTCAATGTGGGTTTAACCCCTACTGAGAGAAGGACCATATCTGCCGCAATCTTCTGTCCGTCATCAAGACTCACATTGCCGTCAGCTATTGCCGTAACAGAACGGCCTGTGTGTACATCAATATTCCAGGCTGCCATCTCTTTCTGAATAAAACCGGCTGTTTCCGCTTCCATCACTGACATGACATGGGGTGCCAGCTCAACAACTGAGACTTTTAATCCCCTTTTGCGCAGTGCCTCTACCATCTCAAGACCGATGAATCCACCACCCACAACTACAGCTGTTTCGGGTTTTTCATCTTCGATATATGCATTGATCTTGTCCATATCCTCCAGAGTCCAGAGGGAGAAAACATGTTTTTTGTCGACTCCTTCCAGTCCGGGAATAAAAGGCTTTCCACCCTGGGCCAGTATCAGTTTGTCATATTCATATTCTGTCTGATCACCGCTTTCACTGTTACGTGCCAATACTTTTTTATTATCCCGGTCAATGCTGACGGCTTCGGTCATGGTTACAACCTTAACACCGTACTGATCCCGGAAACTCTCAGGACTCTGTAGAATAAGTTTACTGCGGCTCTTGATATCTCCGCCTACATAATAGGGAAGACCGCAGTTGGCAAAAGAGACATCCGGTCCGGCTTCGAGTATTGTTATTTCCACATCGGGATTAAGTCTTCTTGCTTTAGCTGCTGCAGTTGCTCCTGCGGCGACACCGCCTATAATCAGTAATTTATTCATTATTATCCTCACAGTTCATAATTTAATTATTTATACCTATATAGTATTTATAATATATTCCATTGTCAAGATGTTTTGTTCTTTTTTTATTGATTCTTTAATATCAATAAAAAATTACTCTCTCAGACCTCGACTAAAAAAAGACAGAGCAATAATATCACTCTGTCAGTTCTACTCAGACTCCATTCTTCCTTTTGCACTATTGAAAGTACATATTCCCCTGGGTCCCTTTTATCTGGAGGTATTCGGTGGAGGCGGTGTTAATTACAACTTCACCCTCAGAGCCCTGGAAGGCAATATTGAGAAGGATCTATCCACAGCTGGCGGACAGGCTGTATTAAGTGATGGAACCATGGATTTTGATAAACTCTGGGGTTTCGGTTATCTGGCAGGAGCCGGATTCGGCATTACTTTTGATAATATCAGTATTGATTTGAATGCCACCTTTAGAGATATAAGGCATGATCTGAATTTCAAAGCAGACTATACGGAATTTTCCGAGGTCAGCCCGGGAGAAACATATGATCAGGGTGAATCGGTAATTCTGCTTATGAGGGGAATCTCTTTGGGAATCAGCGGCAGTTTAACATTTTGATTTTTCTTAACCGGCACTTTGTATGGACTGAATCTCCTCGAGGAATTTCAGCCATTTATAGGCAGAGTCTCTTGGGGTTCCATAATGGAAGCGGTAGAGAACCTTCTCATAATAGAATTCAAACTTCTGCTGCTTAAAGATACTCAGGGCTTCCAGCTCGGAAATGGGAAAGATCAAGGTCTCACCCTTAGTGGTGATAAACTCAAGATTATCCTTAAAAAGTTTCAAATCCCCCTTACACAGAGGTTTTAGAGGGACAAGCCCGGAGCCTGTAAGAAGTGTAAGATTTTCATTGTAAATAAGAGGTTCTTCAGGATTTTCCTCAGCAAGATAATCCGCAGTCATCTTTGATGTAATATCCTGCTGCCAGTGGTTCCACTCTGAAAGGCTCTCAAATGGAAAGTCCGATGATTTATCAGGGAAAATCCCGTATTCATCAATTGTAAATTCCCAATCACAGCACTGGCAACGCACATCGTGTCCCTCTGACTTAAGGGCATCCACAGTTTTACACTTTGGACATATGTAGGTAAATAATTCCAGAGTCTCTGCTCTATTATTACTCTTCAGTTTTACGGGATTATCCTTCTGGAACTGAAAATCATCATTAAAGAGACCCTTTCGGAGACGTTCCTCAATCTCATCAACTTTCAGTGCTTTAATCTCATCCTGGGAAATCAGAACTTTAACTTCAAGAATGACCCGGCTCTTACGGATATCCTTTGTCCAGACCCAGCGTGGCTGTGAAATATACCCCCCCTTGGTGACAACAGCCACGACAGGGATTTTAAGCAGTTTTACAAGTTTGGGAGTTGCCGGGGTCATGGGCTGGTTCAGTCCGTCCCAGCTGGTCTGTCCTTCGGGATAGAGGCCGATAATACCGCCTTCTCTCGCCTTTTTGTGCATATAACGCACAGTATCAAGGTCGGACATCCCCTTGGTTA
The DNA window shown above is from Oceanispirochaeta sp. M1 and carries:
- a CDS encoding 1-acyl-sn-glycerol-3-phosphate acyltransferase, encoding MTKDIKVKDGKLGLMGRFVWHFGQFVAGSIYNPKLNVKLENWHLLEDMPAPFLLVGNHVTNFDPVMTSSNQSRVIHWVANDAVFRHPFLRWAFQQVQTIPITKGMSDLDTVRYMHKKAREGGIIGLYPEGQTSWDGLNQPMTPATPKLVKLLKIPVVAVVTKGGYISQPRWVWTKDIRKSRVILEVKVLISQDEIKALKVDEIEERLRKGLFNDDFQFQKDNPVKLKSNNRAETLELFTYICPKCKTVDALKSEGHDVRCQCCDWEFTIDEYGIFPDKSSDFPFESLSEWNHWQQDITSKMTADYLAEENPEEPLIYNENLTLLTGSGLVPLKPLCKGDLKLFKDNLEFITTKGETLIFPISELEALSIFKQQKFEFYYEKVLYRFHYGTPRDSAYKWLKFLEEIQSIQSAG
- a CDS encoding FAD-dependent oxidoreductase, with product MNKLLIIGGVAAGATAAAKARRLNPDVEITILEAGPDVSFANCGLPYYVGGDIKSRSKLILQSPESFRDQYGVKVVTMTEAVSIDRDNKKVLARNSESGDQTEYEYDKLILAQGGKPFIPGLEGVDKKHVFSLWTLEDMDKINAYIEDEKPETAVVVGGGFIGLEMVEALRKRGLKVSVVELAPHVMSVMEAETAGFIQKEMAAWNIDVHTGRSVTAIADGNVSLDDGQKIAADMVLLSVGVKPTLKLAQDAGLSIGSSGGLEVDEYLQTSDSDIYAGGDMAEILNSVSGTKVRVPLAGPANRQGRIAAINALAADKSEKKSYKGAQGTSIVRVFDAVAGSTGLSLKLAKANGIDAQSIVIRKENHTSYYPGASLVSIQLIYAAESGKVLGAQVYGEDGVDKRLDVLATAVSAGMTVEDLGELDLAYAPPFGSANDPINMAGFTAENRISGYSPSITPEEVEAFVENKKLALIDIRDYFTFQKGHIQGAVNLAPEKVLEELAQVSEDTAILVLDDNGKTAHRVVRQLLQAGYTKSLFISGGYPGIEHLGWAGGLKFLQIPMTPPEEKSLDAVEAEDSARDIDTETAAADDGAAIVVDVRTPGEFAGGAYPDAVNIPLDELPGRMEELGATDREITVYCASGARSAYAARMMEQQGFSRITNGGGLMQMMAG
- a CDS encoding NADH-dependent [FeFe] hydrogenase, group A6, which translates into the protein MSECTLNSMKIDFEPGETILTAARREGIRIPTLCFLEGKEPMSACRVCVVEVEGAPRLAAACSTPIRDGMVIMTNSPRVREARKEVVSLTLSEHEGNCSWCDRSDDCELKALAYELGIREAPEAGEKPVEYYDESTFSLVRNSAKCIKCRRCVTACNSIQGVGALYPQGRGFSTEIAPAFAGLLSTVACVQCGQCAAVCPVGAITEKTHIPQVVAALEDPKRHVIVQTAPAIRAALGECFDMPPGSLVTGKMVTALKRMGFDAVFDTNFAADLTILEEGTELLQRLKTVVKDGGEAALPQFTSCSPGWIQFTEYYYPEFLPNLSTCKSPQQMFGALAKTYYAAKAGVDPEDMTVVSIMPCTAKKFEAAREEMNDSGYQDVDYVLTTRELGRLILQSGLDFVNLPDSEMDAPLGISSGAADIFANTGGVMEAALRTVHEIVTGRPLPSEDLHIKPLSTLEGIKTLSLVLKDTVKEWNFLEDVEVRLAVAHGLANASSLLEAIKAGEETFHFVEIMTCPGGCIGGGGQPRLTNDSVRQARIDAIFREDEGKPIRKSHENPAVASLYRDFLGEPLGEKSHHLLHTGYKQKKKVNMGV